One genomic segment of Mastomys coucha isolate ucsf_1 unplaced genomic scaffold, UCSF_Mcou_1 pScaffold22, whole genome shotgun sequence includes these proteins:
- the Fam92b gene encoding protein FAM92B isoform X2: MENTVTNAERYFGQFCSLLASYTRKTARLRDKADQLVKQLIDFANTENPELRATIRDFAEDLAKVQDYRQAEVERLEAKVISPLKLYGAQIKQTRADIKKCKRVQNNEIKQLEKLEKLRQKSPSDRQMISQAETSAQRASVDTNRSTHHLAETVDAFQEQKLKDLRRIFSDFVTIEMVFHAKAVEVYSSAFQTLENYDLDRDLQDFRAKMRGIYGQSEAQLLTNTNPAPSVPWPLASQSVQSTMARQGKEAGDEEESEADSVEEIPLEDLKGQQQGHRD; this comes from the exons ATGGAGAACACTGTGACGAATGCTGAGAGGTATTTCGGTCAGTTCTGCTCACTGCTGGCCTCCTACACGCGCAAGACGGCCCGGCTGCGTGACAAGGCTGATCAGCTGGTGAAGCAGCTGATAGACTTTGCCAACACGGAGAACCCTGAGCTGCGGGCCACCATTCGAGACTTCGCCGAAGACCTGGCCAAAGTGCAGGATTATCGGCAGGCAGAG GTTGAGAGGCTGGAGGCCAAGGTCATCAGCCCCCTGAAGCTCTACGGTGCCCAAATAAAGCAGACCCGG gcAGATATCAAGAAATGTAAACGTGTCCAAAATAATGAGATTAAACAACTGGAAAAGCTGGAGAAATTGAGGCAGAAGTCACCCTCAGATCGACAAATGATC TCCCAG GCGGAGACCAGTGCACAGagggcctctgtggacaccaacCGTTCCACCCACCACCTGGCAGAGACCGTGGATGCCTTCCAGGAACAAAAGCTGAAGGATCTCCGG AGAATCTTCTCTGACTTTGTGACCATCGAGATGGTTTTCCACGCCAAGGCGGTGGAGGTGTATTCCAGTGCTTTCCAGACCTTGGAGAACTATGACCTGGACAGAGACCTGCAG GACTTCAGAGCCAAAATGCGTGGAATTTATGGGCAAAGCGAAGCTCAGCTGCTCACAAACACCAACCCCGCTCCATCTGTGCCCTGGCCTCTGGCTAGCCAG AGTGTTCAGAGTACCATGGCACGCCAGGGGAAGGAGGCTGGAGATGAAGAGGAGAGTGAGGCTGACTCCGTGGAGGAGATCCCCCTGGAAGACCTCAAAGGACAGCAGCAAGGACACCGAGACTAG
- the Fam92b gene encoding protein FAM92B isoform X1, whose amino-acid sequence MNAVLSRDSQVRAMENTVTNAERYFGQFCSLLASYTRKTARLRDKADQLVKQLIDFANTENPELRATIRDFAEDLAKVQDYRQAEVERLEAKVISPLKLYGAQIKQTRADIKKCKRVQNNEIKQLEKLEKLRQKSPSDRQMISQAETSAQRASVDTNRSTHHLAETVDAFQEQKLKDLRRIFSDFVTIEMVFHAKAVEVYSSAFQTLENYDLDRDLQDFRAKMRGIYGQSEAQLLTNTNPAPSVPWPLASQSVQSTMARQGKEAGDEEESEADSVEEIPLEDLKGQQQGHRD is encoded by the exons ATGAACGCCGTCCTCTCCAG AGACAGCCAGGTGAGGGCCATGGAGAACACTGTGACGAATGCTGAGAGGTATTTCGGTCAGTTCTGCTCACTGCTGGCCTCCTACACGCGCAAGACGGCCCGGCTGCGTGACAAGGCTGATCAGCTGGTGAAGCAGCTGATAGACTTTGCCAACACGGAGAACCCTGAGCTGCGGGCCACCATTCGAGACTTCGCCGAAGACCTGGCCAAAGTGCAGGATTATCGGCAGGCAGAG GTTGAGAGGCTGGAGGCCAAGGTCATCAGCCCCCTGAAGCTCTACGGTGCCCAAATAAAGCAGACCCGG gcAGATATCAAGAAATGTAAACGTGTCCAAAATAATGAGATTAAACAACTGGAAAAGCTGGAGAAATTGAGGCAGAAGTCACCCTCAGATCGACAAATGATC TCCCAG GCGGAGACCAGTGCACAGagggcctctgtggacaccaacCGTTCCACCCACCACCTGGCAGAGACCGTGGATGCCTTCCAGGAACAAAAGCTGAAGGATCTCCGG AGAATCTTCTCTGACTTTGTGACCATCGAGATGGTTTTCCACGCCAAGGCGGTGGAGGTGTATTCCAGTGCTTTCCAGACCTTGGAGAACTATGACCTGGACAGAGACCTGCAG GACTTCAGAGCCAAAATGCGTGGAATTTATGGGCAAAGCGAAGCTCAGCTGCTCACAAACACCAACCCCGCTCCATCTGTGCCCTGGCCTCTGGCTAGCCAG AGTGTTCAGAGTACCATGGCACGCCAGGGGAAGGAGGCTGGAGATGAAGAGGAGAGTGAGGCTGACTCCGTGGAGGAGATCCCCCTGGAAGACCTCAAAGGACAGCAGCAAGGACACCGAGACTAG